A window from Spiroplasma endosymbiont of Aspidapion aeneum encodes these proteins:
- a CDS encoding amino acid permease: MKDILLITKKQEANKSRTNKFYFLTIFSVVFGNSVGIAIFTENREALLACRNPLVLIIAYAFIGITCLSLLLVCIELMSSTENKFNTIPHWLRNFYGRRMGSISAIFYSFIYMPAIISTLALMSWGLFFNVIDAIMLRDNWMPDDWKAALIFILAAISIITLIIFNAYSSKYKEFVIIILNSFKIIPIVSIFVVCGIAFFTSNTYDGTYHNEEYNNNNVFTMIFSTSGIGTDIWSLKYMVLALPIVMLSYDGFLHGVSVSNDKEYSKIVTKSSILAVILMIIINICVASMLLGVTTDANLITLYGRVFPQWATYTIGMLISFCVLGSIIGFGSFGSNNYYTATDPNVEGGQILATKSGWQYSYEKAAWRQLFFYMIFLVFIFFCSYPFFKKFISYDQNVVTKSFLTGDAVSQIPLQFSIVVATFSFLFYTNLIFALVINRFTKKRDVNKIIGIGIFGIILVPVLWSACFYLLYDNFSNIRFIIQISTSIDDMSSLSKGIVAAFTFLQITIWLTGFFYNEWRLRKNMFRKIFANT; encoded by the coding sequence GTGAAAGATATTCTCCTAATCACCAAAAAGCAAGAAGCTAATAAAAGTAGAACTAATAAGTTTTATTTTTTAACAATTTTTTCTGTTGTTTTTGGAAATTCTGTTGGTATTGCCATCTTCACTGAGAATCGAGAAGCATTATTAGCTTGTAGAAATCCTCTTGTTTTGATTATTGCCTATGCTTTTATTGGAATTACATGTCTATCATTATTATTGGTGTGTATTGAATTAATGTCATCAACTGAAAATAAATTTAATACAATTCCACATTGATTGCGTAATTTTTATGGAAGAAGAATGGGTTCGATTTCGGCGATATTTTATTCATTTATTTATATGCCAGCAATTATTTCAACCCTAGCATTAATGAGTTGGGGATTATTCTTCAATGTTATTGATGCGATTATGTTAAGGGATAATTGAATGCCAGATGATTGAAAAGCGGCTTTAATTTTTATATTAGCAGCAATTTCTATAATTACTTTAATTATCTTTAATGCCTATAGTTCAAAATATAAGGAGTTTGTAATTATTATTTTAAATTCATTTAAAATAATTCCCATAGTTTCAATTTTTGTTGTTTGTGGAATTGCATTTTTCACATCAAACACATATGATGGAACATATCACAATGAGGAATATAATAACAACAACGTGTTTACAATGATTTTTTCTACAAGTGGTATTGGAACAGATATTTGGTCTTTAAAATATATGGTCCTAGCGTTACCAATTGTTATGTTATCTTATGATGGATTCTTACATGGGGTTAGTGTTTCAAATGATAAAGAGTATTCAAAAATAGTGACAAAATCATCGATATTGGCTGTTATTTTAATGATAATTATCAATATTTGTGTAGCTTCTATGCTTTTGGGAGTGACAACTGATGCAAACTTAATTACATTATATGGTAGGGTATTTCCCCAATGGGCAACATATACAATTGGGATGTTGATTAGTTTTTGTGTTCTTGGTTCAATTATTGGTTTTGGTAGTTTTGGGTCAAATAACTATTACACAGCAACAGACCCTAATGTTGAAGGGGGACAAATCCTTGCAACAAAGTCTGGTTGACAATATAGCTATGAGAAAGCAGCGTGAAGACAATTGTTCTTTTATATGATCTTTCTAGTCTTTATTTTCTTTTGCTCATATCCATTTTTTAAAAAGTTTATTTCATATGATCAAAATGTTGTTACGAAGAGTTTTTTAACAGGTGATGCTGTTTCACAAATTCCGCTTCAGTTTTCAATTGTAGTTGCAACTTTCTCATTTCTTTTTTATACAAACCTAATATTTGCGCTGGTAATAAATCGGTTTACAAAAAAAAGAGATGTCAATAAAATTATTGGTATTGGTATTTTTGGAATTATTTTGGTTCCAGTATTGTGATCTGCATGTTTTTATTTGCTATATGATAATTTTTCCAACATCCGGTTTATTATCCAAATATCAACCAGTATTGATGATATGTCGAGTCTTTCAAAAGGGATAGTTGCAGCGTTTACGTTTTTACAAATAACAATTTGATTAACAGGATTTTTTTATAATGAATGACGTCTACGGAAAAACATGTTTAGAAAAATATTTGCCAATACCTAA
- a CDS encoding phosphotransferase: MHYTNNIFKLDKSIIKVSNPVHDQYLDRKNENIILKYLQKNDFSFLAKTENVYFTSNILVSRFKRIEDFSHFNHNNTSFYQSLIRIIQAFHKINIKDVKTFNYHDFFYNLYNKILDKNIPINLVYLDKIIKKLSKVKNKVFSHNDLVPNNILVSNKDKKIYIIDYDYAMNNNYLFDYASFLCESIENQIDVNNYISSLKKLNIINSKNMDNFIDEIYYQDRLWIVWAKFCYELTNDNIFLDIYTNKVKKMTSRNINVND; encoded by the coding sequence ATGCATTATACAAATAATATTTTTAAATTAGATAAATCAATAATTAAAGTAAGTAACCCAGTTCACGACCAATATCTTGATCGAAAAAATGAGAATATAATTTTGAAATATTTACAAAAAAATGATTTTTCATTTTTAGCAAAAACTGAGAATGTATATTTTACATCAAATATTTTAGTCTCAAGATTTAAAAGAATAGAAGATTTTTCACATTTTAATCATAATAATACTTCATTTTACCAGTCGCTGATAAGAATAATTCAAGCATTCCATAAAATAAATATAAAAGATGTTAAAACATTTAATTATCATGATTTTTTTTACAATCTATACAATAAAATTTTAGATAAAAATATACCAATAAATCTTGTCTATCTTGATAAAATTATAAAAAAACTATCCAAAGTAAAAAATAAAGTTTTTTCTCATAATGATTTAGTTCCAAACAACATCCTTGTCTCCAATAAAGATAAAAAAATATATATTATAGATTATGATTATGCCATGAATAATAATTATCTTTTTGATTATGCAAGTTTTTTATGTGAATCTATAGAAAATCAAATAGATGTAAACAATTATATTAGCTCATTAAAAAAGCTAAATATTATAAATTCTAAAAATATGGATAACTTTATTGATGAAATATATTACCAAGATAGACTTTGAATTGTTTGAGCTAAATTCTGTTATGAACTTACAAATGATAATATTTTTTTAGATATTTACACCAATAAAGTTAAAAAAATGACAAGTAGAAATATAAATGTAAATGATTAG
- a CDS encoding tRNA (cytidine(34)-2'-O)-methyltransferase, which produces MSKINIVLYEPEIAENVGSTMRTCFLTNSKLHIIEPTGFIFDHRFLARSSANTHKHCEYELYDDWQSFCQKNENGKFFYLTRYGNKPISDFDLKEVKEDIFFIFGRESTGIPKDILIDNIDNCFRIPMVTEGRSLNISNCVAIVVYEGLRQYDYLDLCKFETQKGKDYLKK; this is translated from the coding sequence ATGAGTAAAATAAATATAGTTTTATATGAACCAGAAATTGCTGAAAATGTTGGTTCAACAATGAGAACATGTTTTTTAACAAATAGTAAGTTACATATTATTGAACCAACGGGTTTTATTTTTGATCACCGCTTTTTAGCTAGAAGTAGTGCAAACACACACAAACATTGTGAATATGAACTTTACGATGATTGGCAATCATTTTGTCAAAAGAATGAAAATGGAAAGTTTTTTTATTTAACCAGATATGGTAATAAGCCAATATCTGATTTTGATTTAAAAGAAGTCAAAGAAGATATATTCTTTATCTTTGGTAGAGAATCAACCGGTATTCCGAAAGACATTTTAATTGATAATATTGATAATTGTTTTAGAATTCCAATGGTAACAGAGGGAAGAAGTTTAAATATTTCTAACTGTGTAGCTATTGTTGTTTATGAGGGTTTAAGACAATATGACTATTTAGATTTGTGTAAATTTGAAACTCAAAAAGGTAAAGACTATTTAAAAAAATAA
- a CDS encoding DEAD/DEAH box helicase: MKFNDFGFKKFINDCLQSENITTPTPIQEKVIPLFKKNHSIIGKSNTGTGKTFAFLLPILNNIDYDKKNQIQATIIAPTRELAYQIYQVCKKFTKYEPRINAKLFTGGDSIEDQRRKLLIEQPMICICTPSRMSTLYNENTLKITTSDYLVIDECDMIFELGFIDDIDLIVSKIKDDAKKLVFSATISEECRIFLEKYFTNCLYLEVKEKSINNTNIENILIWTKNRENKEVIQALLKTLNPYICLIFVNHKKNINTVNNWLQEIGLRAAIISGDIEANKRLVIFKKIKNLEFKYVICTDLASRGVDIEAVSHVISIDLPNDLSYYIHRCGRTGRANNTGISYVLQNSKNQAQVEELKKQGITFTNYRFVDSQLVPVDTKKIRHSKNKVFKPKDNEISRIQNKYKKQKVKPGYKTKINKEIEEYKLKKRRQHIKESIDKIKKDRYKKRREDIFEK; the protein is encoded by the coding sequence ATGAAATTTAATGATTTTGGATTTAAAAAGTTTATTAATGATTGTTTACAATCTGAAAATATTACAACTCCAACCCCAATACAAGAAAAAGTAATTCCTTTATTTAAAAAAAATCACAGTATTATTGGAAAATCAAATACAGGCACTGGAAAGACGTTTGCTTTTCTTTTACCAATTTTAAATAATATAGATTATGATAAAAAAAACCAAATCCAGGCAACAATTATTGCACCTACTAGAGAACTTGCATATCAGATTTATCAGGTTTGTAAAAAATTTACTAAATATGAACCAAGAATAAATGCAAAACTATTCACAGGTGGTGATTCAATCGAAGACCAAAGAAGAAAACTTTTAATCGAACAACCAATGATTTGTATTTGTACACCCTCAAGAATGTCTACTTTGTACAATGAAAATACTTTAAAGATAACAACGAGCGATTATCTTGTTATTGATGAGTGTGATATGATTTTTGAGCTTGGATTTATTGATGATATTGATTTAATTGTTTCAAAAATAAAAGATGATGCTAAAAAATTAGTATTTTCTGCCACTATTTCAGAGGAGTGTCGAATTTTTTTAGAAAAATATTTTACCAATTGTCTTTATCTTGAAGTAAAAGAAAAATCAATAAATAATACCAATATAGAAAATATTTTAATTTGAACTAAAAATCGTGAAAATAAAGAAGTAATTCAAGCACTATTAAAAACTTTAAACCCATATATTTGTTTAATATTTGTAAATCATAAAAAAAATATTAACACTGTTAACAATTGGCTCCAAGAAATTGGTCTCCGTGCAGCGATTATTTCTGGAGATATTGAAGCTAATAAGCGATTAGTAATATTTAAAAAAATAAAAAATTTAGAATTTAAATATGTAATTTGTACAGATTTAGCAAGTAGGGGGGTTGATATTGAAGCAGTTAGCCATGTCATCTCAATTGACCTTCCCAATGATTTATCATATTATATCCACAGATGTGGAAGAACGGGCAGAGCAAACAATACAGGAATAAGTTACGTTCTTCAAAATTCAAAAAACCAAGCACAAGTAGAGGAGTTAAAAAAACAAGGCATTACTTTTACCAATTATCGTTTTGTTGATTCTCAATTAGTTCCAGTTGATACTAAAAAAATAAGACATTCTAAAAATAAAGTTTTTAAACCAAAGGACAATGAGATTTCTAGAATTCAAAATAAATATAAAAAACAAAAGGTCAAACCAGGTTACAAAACAAAGATTAATAAAGAAATTGAAGAATACAAGCTTAAAAAAAGACGTCAACATATTAAAGAGTCTATTGATAAAATTAAAAAAGATCGCTATAAAAAGCGTCGTGAAGATATTTTTGAAAAATAA
- a CDS encoding AAA family ATPase, producing MSLSQRIKDLTKAISYQVYEKDEIFFLAMLAMLAEESIFLLGRPGIAKSLVSRRLKFAIRGGINFEYLMSRFSTPEEIYGPIDLRELREGRYVRNVSGYLPSAHVGFLDEIWKAGPSIQNTLLTIINEKLYRNGGKDIHVPLKLLISASNELPAEGEGLEALYDRFIIRYIGQGLKNQDNFEQLLDGESDLNVDVDPELQITIEELEAWKKKAKKISISRTCFDFIQFFRQKLERETNGEAYISDRRWKKIAGLMKTSAFFNDRNVVDLPDLFVIPHCIWDNEEQAEKYNKYFIDAFLEQFGLEWRHEKNNLLNQLDDVNAEIGQIEAQFLRLTVYTNPFKGKIPPGIYYHIFMNDGPENSRFCLIEASQWNRLVSLPNEEIEVDLLFGPNVNKLTGKQTIKVRAYKSDQILFVETNKKYLIENDNPEQYNQEMNALKDKVTDLEKGVKEVSTKMYKMYKEYTQKSCIFFQTIYEDTIAEAFDNDE from the coding sequence ATGAGTTTATCACAAAGAATTAAAGACTTAACAAAGGCAATTTCCTATCAAGTTTATGAAAAGGATGAAATATTCTTCTTAGCGATGTTGGCAATGTTAGCAGAAGAATCTATTTTTTTACTTGGTAGACCTGGTATAGCCAAATCTCTTGTTTCTCGTCGTTTAAAATTTGCAATCCGTGGTGGTATTAATTTTGAATATTTAATGTCAAGATTTTCTACCCCAGAAGAAATTTATGGACCAATTGATCTTCGAGAACTACGAGAAGGAAGATATGTAAGAAATGTTAGTGGATATTTACCAAGTGCGCATGTTGGGTTTTTAGATGAAATTTGAAAAGCTGGTCCAAGTATTCAGAATACACTACTAACAATTATTAATGAAAAATTATACAGAAATGGGGGAAAGGATATTCATGTTCCCTTGAAATTGTTAATTTCTGCATCTAACGAGCTTCCAGCTGAAGGTGAAGGTTTAGAGGCTTTGTATGACCGTTTTATTATTAGATATATTGGTCAAGGTTTAAAAAACCAGGATAATTTTGAACAACTGTTGGATGGAGAATCAGATCTTAATGTAGATGTAGACCCAGAGTTACAAATTACAATTGAAGAATTAGAAGCTTGAAAAAAGAAAGCTAAGAAAATATCTATATCAAGAACATGTTTTGATTTTATTCAATTTTTTAGGCAAAAATTAGAAAGAGAAACAAACGGCGAAGCATATATTTCTGACCGCCGTTGAAAGAAAATAGCTGGTTTGATGAAGACATCTGCTTTTTTTAATGACCGTAATGTTGTTGATTTGCCAGATTTATTTGTAATCCCTCATTGTATATGAGATAATGAAGAGCAAGCCGAAAAATATAATAAATATTTTATTGATGCATTTTTAGAACAATTTGGTCTAGAATGACGTCATGAGAAAAACAATCTTTTAAATCAATTAGATGATGTTAATGCTGAGATTGGTCAAATTGAGGCACAATTTTTAAGATTAACAGTATATACAAATCCATTTAAAGGTAAAATTCCCCCAGGGATATATTATCATATTTTTATGAATGATGGTCCAGAGAATAGTCGTTTTTGTTTAATTGAAGCATCACAGTGAAATCGACTTGTTTCATTACCAAATGAAGAAATCGAAGTTGACCTATTATTTGGCCCAAATGTTAATAAACTTACTGGTAAACAAACTATCAAGGTACGCGCATATAAATCAGATCAAATTTTGTTTGTAGAAACTAACAAAAAATATCTTATTGAAAATGATAACCCAGAACAATATAACCAAGAAATGAACGCCTTAAAAGATAAGGTTACAGATCTTGAAAAAGGTGTAAAAGAGGTTTCTACTAAGATGTATAAAATGTATAAAGAATATACCCAAAAATCATGTATTTTCTTTCAAACTATCTATGAAGATACTATAGCCGAAGCTTTTGATAACGATGAATAA
- a CDS encoding PQ-loop repeat-containing protein encodes MNHPYNVLILTLTIIGSFCCSLFLLPQFIKIVKNKSASDLSLFANILALICGICWVVYLTWKALYFENDRFEKIILIISSISDWGICIIDTMILIYQINWLKKNKDLYRVKSIVKKMTNKELLDKIHELEQELGVEVEHG; translated from the coding sequence ATGAATCATCCATATAATGTTTTAATTTTAACTTTAACCATTATTGGCTCTTTTTGTTGTTCATTATTTCTCTTACCACAATTTATTAAAATAGTTAAAAATAAATCTGCATCAGATTTGAGCTTATTTGCAAATATTTTAGCATTAATTTGTGGAATATGTTGGGTAGTATATTTAACATGAAAAGCGCTATACTTTGAGAATGATCGCTTTGAAAAAATCATTTTAATTATTTCTTCAATTTCTGATTGGGGAATATGTATTATTGATACAATGATTTTAATTTATCAAATAAATTGGCTTAAGAAAAATAAGGATCTTTACAGAGTTAAATCAATAGTTAAAAAAATGACCAACAAGGAATTACTAGACAAAATTCATGAATTAGAACAAGAACTAGGAGTTGAGGTTGAACATGGATAA
- a CDS encoding PQ-loop domain-containing transporter: MDNNSVAFIFLNIIGFSASFLSITKQLPQIVKLIFYKECNDLSIHSSLMAVTYGIIFFICGVFIGDLPLMLTNIIIAFFSIVTIVFIRIYTKRKIFNERHHWEQECISLLLKLETKEDITFQNLVEQESLTYEE; the protein is encoded by the coding sequence ATGGATAATAATTCAGTTGCCTTTATCTTTTTAAATATTATTGGTTTTTCAGCTTCTTTTTTATCAATAACAAAACAACTACCACAAATTGTTAAACTTATTTTTTATAAAGAATGTAATGATCTTTCCATACATTCATCATTAATGGCTGTGACTTATGGAATAATATTTTTTATTTGTGGAGTTTTTATTGGCGACCTTCCTTTAATGTTAACAAATATTATTATTGCTTTTTTTTCAATTGTGACAATAGTTTTTATAAGGATATATACAAAAAGAAAGATATTTAATGAGCGTCATCACTGAGAACAAGAGTGTATTTCTTTACTTCTTAAATTAGAAACAAAAGAAGATATTACTTTTCAAAATTTAGTCGAACAAGAGTCTTTAACATACGAAGAATAG
- a CDS encoding ABC transporter ATP-binding protein has translation MQISFEDVNKMFDEESGLNDINIKIDKGIIGLLGVNGAGKTTFLRLLTGLIIPNSGSVDVNDISTSERHFRLNKIGYVSSEDDIPKSLSVRKFIKIYKYMNSEKKSRINTLAKLLNFKLDSKKKIKDLSTGMYQKLKICITLGYDRDIYLLDEPTIGLDPVAAKLLAEYLKEIANDKIIIYASHILEEVAHLCNKVIIIKNNEIFINEDVSNWDNIINKQTEIYYDFYAKNQNIKDVLNGDANE, from the coding sequence ATGCAAATTAGTTTTGAAGATGTAAACAAAATGTTTGATGAAGAATCTGGGTTAAATGATATTAACATTAAAATTGATAAAGGTATCATTGGGTTGCTTGGTGTTAATGGAGCTGGAAAAACAACTTTTTTACGGTTGTTAACTGGTCTTATTATTCCCAATTCGGGAAGTGTTGATGTTAACGATATTTCAACAAGCGAGAGACATTTTAGACTCAATAAAATAGGCTATGTGTCAAGTGAAGATGATATTCCAAAATCTTTATCTGTTAGAAAATTTATAAAAATTTATAAATATATGAATAGTGAAAAAAAGAGTAGAATTAATACATTGGCAAAATTATTAAACTTTAAATTAGATTCTAAAAAGAAAATAAAAGATCTTTCAACGGGAATGTATCAAAAATTAAAAATATGTATAACTCTAGGATATGATCGAGATATTTATTTATTAGATGAACCAACAATTGGTCTAGACCCTGTGGCTGCTAAACTATTAGCAGAGTACTTAAAAGAAATTGCAAATGATAAAATTATTATTTATGCATCGCATATTTTAGAAGAGGTTGCCCACCTTTGCAATAAGGTTATAATTATTAAAAATAATGAAATCTTTATAAATGAAGATGTTTCTAATTGAGATAATATTATAAATAAGCAAACTGAAATATATTATGATTTTTATGCCAAGAATCAAAATATTAAAGATGTTTTGAATGGAGATGCTAATGAATAA
- a CDS encoding ABC transporter ATP-binding protein encodes MIKINKVSKIFNEHYANKDISFSVAKGQITGILGPNGSGKTTLFRQITGFIKSDEGDIVIDQINPWNNQHKIFSNVGYILGETVFFDNLRPNIYLKNYLSLRNFTDFDFLNYLIDYFELDLNKNIKNLSKGNKQKVAIIAALCVKPKILILDEPTSGLDPFMQKKFVNMLREFSKKYMTTVLISSHTLPEIRELCDNVILLKKGEVVSNVNIKGISENKLNDLFNKTYPELVEIELPKEKDE; translated from the coding sequence ATGATAAAAATAAACAAGGTTTCTAAAATTTTTAATGAACACTATGCAAATAAAGACATTTCTTTTAGTGTTGCAAAAGGACAAATAACTGGTATATTAGGACCAAATGGGTCTGGGAAAACAACATTGTTTAGACAGATAACTGGGTTTATTAAATCGGATGAAGGAGATATTGTTATTGACCAAATTAATCCTTGAAATAATCAACATAAGATATTTAGTAATGTTGGATATATATTGGGAGAAACTGTATTTTTTGATAATTTAAGGCCCAATATATATCTGAAAAATTATTTGTCTTTAAGAAATTTTACAGATTTTGATTTTCTAAACTATTTGATTGATTATTTTGAATTAGATCTTAATAAAAATATAAAGAATTTATCAAAAGGTAACAAGCAGAAGGTTGCAATTATCGCAGCTCTTTGTGTTAAACCTAAAATTTTAATTTTAGATGAACCAACATCTGGACTTGACCCATTTATGCAAAAAAAATTTGTAAATATGTTGAGAGAATTTAGTAAAAAATATATGACAACTGTATTAATTAGTTCTCACACATTACCAGAAATTAGAGAACTATGTGATAATGTCATCCTTCTAAAAAAAGGGGAAGTTGTTTCAAATGTTAATATAAAAGGTATTTCGGAAAACAAACTTAATGATTTATTTAATAAAACATATCCAGAGCTTGTTGAAATAGAGCTTCCAAAAGAGAAAGATGAATAA
- a CDS encoding ABC transporter ATP-binding protein — protein MLEIKNLKKLYKNGAGISGVNINIEEGQIVGLIGKNGAGKTTLIKTIFNEINKNEGEIFFNGQNIDTQSVNYFSYLPDSPPVGVKVKDYLLYYAALNKIDKNSAKSGAEYLLNYFKLTEYANKTFQSLSAGMQKKALLACALIIKAKIIFLDEPTANLVYKQELSLLKF, from the coding sequence ATGTTAGAAATAAAAAATTTAAAAAAACTATATAAAAATGGTGCTGGTATAAGTGGTGTTAATATTAATATTGAAGAGGGACAAATTGTTGGTTTAATTGGAAAAAATGGTGCTGGTAAAACAACGCTTATAAAAACTATTTTTAATGAAATCAATAAAAATGAAGGAGAAATATTTTTTAATGGTCAAAATATTGATACTCAAAGTGTAAATTATTTTTCATATTTACCAGACAGCCCACCGGTTGGGGTTAAAGTAAAAGATTATTTATTGTATTATGCTGCTCTAAATAAAATAGATAAAAATTCAGCAAAATCTGGAGCAGAATATTTACTTAATTATTTCAAATTAACAGAATATGCTAATAAAACATTCCAATCTTTATCTGCTGGAATGCAAAAAAAAGCTTTATTGGCTTGTGCTCTAATAATAAAAGCTAAAATCATATTTTTAGATGAACCAACCGCTAATTTGGTCTACAAACAAGAATTGAGTTTATTAAAATTTTAA
- the ruvB gene encoding Holliday junction branch migration DNA helicase RuvB, whose protein sequence is MLNLRPTNFSEFIGQEQTKKNLDIFIKSSIKQKKALDHIMIHGPSGLGKTSLAHIVGKQLNKKLFYLNGTSLQKPSDIISPLTKIKENEIIFIDEIHAINRDVIETLYPVLEDNFLSIIIGKDYNSKAINIKIPKFTLIGATTEINKIPEPFLNRFPIIFYLTNYTNDEIEKIVKNSCKKIAMNIEDEAILKISTYCKQNPRIANNLIQRVYDFYIMKDLNIIAKKDINNILYELGIFKYGLSTIELDYLKILENKKSISINTISQILNIPTKTLEINVEPILIKLNFIEKSTIGRKITSAGIEYIANC, encoded by the coding sequence ATGTTAAATTTAAGACCTACAAATTTTTCTGAATTTATTGGACAAGAACAAACAAAAAAGAACCTAGATATTTTTATAAAATCATCAATTAAACAAAAAAAAGCATTAGACCATATTATGATTCATGGACCATCTGGACTTGGTAAGACAAGTCTTGCCCATATTGTTGGGAAACAATTAAATAAAAAATTATTTTATCTAAATGGAACATCATTGCAAAAACCTTCAGATATTATTAGTCCATTGACAAAAATTAAAGAAAATGAAATAATTTTTATTGATGAAATTCATGCTATAAATAGGGATGTTATTGAAACTCTATACCCAGTTTTAGAGGATAATTTTTTGAGTATAATAATTGGCAAGGATTACAATTCAAAAGCAATTAATATAAAAATACCAAAATTTACATTAATTGGTGCAACGACTGAAATCAATAAAATCCCAGAGCCATTTTTAAATAGATTTCCAATAATTTTTTATCTTACCAATTACACAAACGACGAGATAGAAAAAATAGTGAAAAATTCTTGTAAAAAAATAGCAATGAATATAGAAGATGAAGCAATCTTAAAAATATCTACATATTGTAAACAAAATCCTCGAATAGCAAATAATCTCATTCAAAGAGTTTATGACTTTTATATTATGAAAGATTTAAATATAATTGCAAAAAAGGATATTAATAATATTCTTTATGAGCTTGGTATATTTAAATACGGTCTTTCAACAATTGAATTAGATTATTTAAAAATTCTTGAAAATAAAAAAAGCATTTCTATTAATACAATATCTCAAATATTGAATATTCCCACTAAAACACTAGAAATCAATGTTGAACCAATTTTAATAAAACTAAATTTTATTGAAAAATCAACAATCGGAAGGAAAATAACCTCTGCTGGTATTGAATATATTGCCAATTGTTAG